In Ipomoea triloba cultivar NCNSP0323 chromosome 7, ASM357664v1, a single genomic region encodes these proteins:
- the LOC116024344 gene encoding peroxisome biogenesis protein 22-like: MADYSKDDVVQLIKRFGAFLTVRISNLLRSMDTKSVGALAGLALAIVFTWRLLRSPSGTQRRRPKRQAAPSSSSGASSHTNATITTSVVNPSDDSRAQNVIDEFFQPVKPTLGQIVRQKLSEGRKVTFYSSTVLHAILVYKSH; encoded by the exons ATGGCTGATTACTCCAAGGACGACGTCGTTCAGCTGATCAAGCGATTCGGCGCTTTTCTCACCGTCAGGATTTCCAATCTCTTGCGTTCCATG GATACAAAATCTGTTGGGGCTTTGGCAGGTCTTGCATTAGCAATAGTGTTTACCTGGAGACTATTGAGATCACCTAGTGGCACTCAAAGGAGACGACCAAAACGACAAGCTGCACCATCTAGTAGTTCTGGTGCAAGTAGTCATACAAATGCAACTATAACAACTTCTGTTGTTAACCCATCAGATGATTCAAGAGCACAAAATGTTATTGATGAGTTTTTTCAGCCTGTAAAG CCAACCCTGGGGCAAATAGTCAGGCAGAAGCTGAGTGAAGGGAGGAAGGTAACTTTCTACAGTTCTACAGTTCTACATGCTATTCTTGTCTACAAA TCACATTGA